A genomic region of Micromonospora sp. NBRC 110009 contains the following coding sequences:
- a CDS encoding AraC family transcriptional regulator, translating to MLERLNQAMDHLERRLDQPLDVAELARIACVSEHHFRRLFSALAGMPLSEYVRRRRLTVAGAEVLSGEASLLDVAVRWGYGSNEAFARAFRAVHGVGPGKARRTGAPLRAQPRMSFRLVVEGSTSMEYRIVEKDAFRLAGRKARVPLVHEGMNPHIVAFIKGLDRETVRRIEALSDQEPRGIVNVSDDLAGGRAEGTELDYWHGAVTGADVPEDLDSLPVAAGPWAVFTTSGAFPQAVQYLWRDVFTQWFPSNPYESRPGPEISRVRVAADGQTADAELWIPVRRV from the coding sequence GTGCTGGAGCGGCTCAACCAGGCCATGGACCACCTCGAACGCCGCCTCGACCAGCCCCTCGACGTGGCCGAACTGGCGCGGATCGCCTGCGTGTCGGAGCACCACTTCCGGCGGCTCTTCTCGGCCCTCGCCGGGATGCCGCTGTCGGAGTACGTGCGCCGGCGCCGGCTCACCGTCGCGGGCGCGGAGGTGCTGTCCGGGGAGGCGTCGCTGCTCGACGTCGCGGTCCGCTGGGGGTACGGCTCGAACGAGGCGTTCGCCCGGGCGTTCCGCGCCGTGCACGGGGTCGGCCCGGGCAAGGCCCGGCGTACGGGGGCGCCGCTGCGCGCCCAGCCCCGGATGTCCTTCCGACTCGTCGTCGAAGGGAGCACCAGCATGGAGTACCGGATCGTGGAAAAGGACGCCTTCCGCCTGGCGGGGCGGAAGGCGCGGGTGCCGCTGGTCCACGAGGGGATGAACCCGCACATCGTGGCGTTCATCAAGGGCCTCGACCGGGAGACCGTACGCCGGATCGAGGCGCTGTCGGACCAGGAGCCGCGCGGGATCGTCAACGTCAGCGACGACCTGGCCGGCGGCCGCGCGGAGGGCACCGAGCTGGACTACTGGCACGGGGCGGTGACCGGCGCAGACGTGCCGGAGGACCTGGACAGCCTGCCCGTGGCGGCCGGCCCGTGGGCGGTGTTCACCACGTCGGGGGCGTTTCCGCAGGCGGTGCAGTACCTGTGGCGGGATGTGTTCACCCAGTGGTTCCCGTCCAACCCGTACGAGAGCCGGCCCGGCCCGGAGATCTCCAGGGTGCGGGTGGCGGCGGACGGACAGACCGCGGACGCGGAGCTGTGGATCCCGGTGCGGCGGGTGTGA
- a CDS encoding phosphotransferase family protein, which translates to MSRTVTLVLVDAAGRPLGALPPYDVPEPWWQQVGSIVDGARRRYGVDVVVLRLLAADRPEPPGGHLSYLAEVSAPPAVSLEPVSVDLAPHPLRAPWAEPGGPARSLAWATAELHRLGRPVTAVAQHRTWNLSAIWQLDGDAGSAWLKQVPPFFRHEAAVLRWLTTAAPDSTPTLLAADDRGRMLLDHLPGEDRYAADPAEREAIAADHHRLQLRAADDVTALLAAGVPDLRGPALAGWIRDRLAPHDLSVVADLLVGLADRLDQVRACGLPDTLVHGDLHPGNVRGDGTRRTVIDWGDAFVGHPAFDILRLTETLDPTTAGPMLDAWAARWQADVPGSDPRRAVNLLRPVAPLRMAAVYAMFLAGIEPSEHPYHVNDVPACLKQAAAAAA; encoded by the coding sequence ACCCTGGTGGCAGCAGGTCGGCTCGATCGTCGACGGGGCCCGCCGCCGGTACGGCGTCGACGTCGTGGTGCTGCGGCTGCTCGCCGCCGACCGCCCCGAACCGCCCGGCGGCCACCTCAGCTACCTCGCCGAGGTGTCCGCTCCGCCGGCGGTCTCCCTCGAACCGGTCTCCGTGGATCTCGCGCCGCACCCGCTGCGCGCCCCCTGGGCCGAGCCCGGCGGCCCGGCCCGCAGCCTCGCCTGGGCCACCGCCGAACTGCACCGCCTCGGCCGGCCGGTCACCGCCGTCGCCCAGCACCGCACCTGGAACCTCTCCGCCATCTGGCAGCTCGACGGCGACGCGGGCAGCGCCTGGCTCAAGCAGGTGCCGCCGTTCTTCCGGCACGAGGCCGCCGTGCTGCGCTGGCTCACCACGGCCGCCCCGGACAGCACGCCGACCCTGCTCGCCGCCGACGACCGGGGCCGCATGCTCCTCGACCACCTGCCGGGCGAGGACCGCTACGCCGCCGACCCGGCGGAACGGGAGGCCATCGCCGCCGACCACCACCGCCTCCAGCTCCGCGCCGCCGACGACGTCACCGCGCTGCTCGCGGCCGGCGTACCCGACCTGCGCGGGCCGGCGCTCGCCGGCTGGATACGCGACCGGCTGGCCCCGCACGACCTGTCGGTCGTGGCCGACCTGCTCGTCGGCCTCGCCGACCGGCTCGACCAGGTCCGCGCCTGCGGCCTGCCCGACACCCTCGTCCACGGCGACCTGCACCCCGGCAACGTCCGCGGCGACGGCACCCGCCGGACCGTCATCGACTGGGGCGACGCGTTCGTCGGGCATCCCGCGTTCGACATCCTGCGCCTCACCGAGACCCTCGACCCGACCACCGCCGGGCCGATGCTCGACGCCTGGGCCGCCCGCTGGCAGGCCGACGTGCCCGGCAGTGACCCGCGCCGGGCCGTCAACCTGCTCCGCCCGGTCGCCCCGCTGCGAATGGCCGCCGTGTACGCGATGTTCCTCGCCGGCATCGAACCGAGCGAACACCCGTATCACGTCAACGACGTGCCGGCCTGCCTCAAGCAGGCGGCCGCCGCGGCTGCCTGA